The window GCCAGGGTGCTGGTGACACAGGTGATTGAAGAGTATGCGTCATTGATCGAGGCAACGGGCGCGACAATCACCGTGACGTCCCTGCCCATGGTTCAGGCGGACCAGACCGAATTTACGCAGTTGTGGCGCAACCTGATCGGAAATGCGCTGAAGTTCAGGCGTCATGATGTCGCACCGGTCATTCAGGTGACCATGACGCAGGAAGTAGATTCCTGGCATTTCGTGGTCACAGATAATGGGATCGGGTTCGATCAGCAATACGCCGAGCGGGTGCTGGGCATGATGGAGCAGTTGCAAACCACGCTTCGCTTCGAGGGAAGCGGCCTGGGACTCGCCATTTGCAGGAAGATCGTGGAGCAGGCCGGCGGTCAGCTCTGGGTGGAGTCGAAGCTCGGCAAGGGCAGCGAGTTTCACTTCACCTGGCCCGCCTGAAGCCAGGGTGATCCGAAGTGATGGTCTTGATTGCCGGGCGCTACATGGCGAGGCTGTCGGTTTGAAGCCAACGGGTGGTCAGGGTGTCAATGAGTAAGACGAAATCCTCAAAGTTATGCGGTTTCACGAGGTAATCGTTCGCGCCCAGGAGCGCGCAGGCTTCACGGTCCCGCTCGGCGGTTGAGGTCGTGAGCACCACCACAGGGATCTCGGCCAGACGGTCATCTTCTTTGATGGTTTTCAGCAGTTCCAGACCGTCCATCTGCGGCATGTTGAGGTCAGTCAAAATCAATTGCGGAACACCCTCCGGCCAGTGGGCGTGGCGGCCCGACCGATGCAGAAAGTCCAGCGCGTCGCGTCCGTTGTTGACAATGGCCACTTCGCTGTCGAATCCGGTGACCTCAAACGCGAGGGAGGCCATGAGCACGTCGTTTGGATCGTCCTCGACCAACAACATTCGTGGAGCGTTCTTCATGACTGTCGCCCTGAGGACAGGAGATCCAGAGGGTAAAACCGGGCTGACATGCTGAAAGCATAGTTCATCGTCTTCACCAGATCTACATGGAAGTTGAGGCTGCAAAAGGGCTTCAGGGCGCTTTTAGAGGGCAAGGACGGTGGCAGCGGGCGCTGGCGGGGATATTGATCTGAGTTTCACCCAGAAGCACCGTCAGGCGCCCCGGGATCAGTGGGAACACGGCAACCCAGCGCCGTCCAGGCGCGGTGAGCTTCCTCCCAGCGACGTTGCGCGGTGGCGGCAATGCCGATATTCAAACCTGCCATCTATCTCCGTTCAGGTCATGGATACCGTTGGGGCGGGCAATGCGTTGTGCGCAGGGTTGTTGGTGAGCGCGAAGGAGCGGCCAGAAGTGGCGTGGACTGAGCACCTGCGCCGCGGGTTGCATGCCGCCGCTGCATGCAACCATGCTAGAGCGTATGCGCCCACACCAGAGAACCTTAGCGATCTGTAAGTGGCCCAGGCGCACCCTCAAACAGAAACCAGTCTCAAGACTAAAGAGCGTTTTGAAAGGTCACCAAGGTGATTCGAGGGGCACATCATGTGCCTCGAGACCCTGAGTGTGACTCGCGGGCAGCGCCGGAACACGGATCGTCAGCCAGATGCCCGTCGCTTTCAGGCGAGGGAATAAGCCTCGTGGTTGGGATCGCCTGGTCACGAGGCGCCAGCATGACGAATGCTGCTGTAGCTCGCCGCGTGCAGACACGCAGCGTCACTGCCAGCAGGTGCGAAGGTCATGCCTGCTGCTGACCGTGGGCATCCTGCCTGGGCGTGGACTGGCGCGGGAGAGGAGGGGGTGATTGAGCAGGTATGAGAAGGGAGAAGTGCCTTTCCGAGTACGTTCATACATTTACAGATGAAGGCCCCACCGAGTACATTCTTAAATGAGACAACACTCAAACGCTCGAACTTTGGCACTGGCTTCCGGAGCGCGAAGGCAACAGCAACACTCGCCCCTTCCACCAACGATGACGTATGCGTGAACAATGGCCCCAGGGTCTGCGTCTTATCCTGCCGCATGCTCGATCCATCCGCTGGAGACGCATTGCTCCCACCTGATGTGTTCCCCCATCTGGTGTGGACGGTCGACATGCGGGGAGACGTCCTGTGGGGCAATCACGCCTGGCACACCTACATCCGCAGGAGAACGCATCAGGGTAGGCTCAGTTTCATCGACCTGCTGGAGCCTGAAGATCAGCACGACCTGACAGTCCGGCTGGCCGGGCACGCTCCTTTCACACTGGAGCTCAGACTACGCAGCGGCGATAACCTGGTGCACTGGTTCCGGGTGCATGGCCAACCCCAGCGGTCTTCGCCGGATGGTCGTTCCACCTGGGTGCTGACTGGCGTGGACATTGACGACCTTCAGGCCGAACGTCAGCGCAGTGCCCAATTGCAGGCCATCGTAGACGCGAGTGCCAGCTGTGTCAAAATCCTGGATCTCGACTCCCACCTGCTCTGGATGAACCAGGGTGGCATGGCCACCATGGAGATTGACGATTTCGACGTGTGCCGCAATCTGCTGTGGCTGGATTTCTGGGAAGGTGACACGCGCGCGGTAGTCGAAGACGCGATCAACCGGGCGCGTGGAGGCGAACACGTGACCTTCGAAGCGGCCCGCACAACCTTCAAAGGCACGCCAAAATGGTGGGAAATCAGCATTACGCCCCTCTATAACGCTGAGGGCCGTATTGACCGGCTCAGCGCAGTGTCACGTGACATCACGGCATCAAAAGCGGCTCAGGAAGCGGTTGCCGCTCTGGATGCCTTTGTGGCGTTCAGTGAGATTGCTGGTGTCAGCACCGATGTTCTGCTGCTCGCCCTCCATGCGGTGGCGGTGCTGCGGAGCACTCTCGGAGACGTCACCGTCGCTTATTACACCTTACACGGCGACCTGTGGAAGGCCCAGGTGTGGTCGGACGATCTCGCTCCTGAGATCACAGCGGTGCTTGCTGCGGGGATTCCAGTTACCGCTCCCAGCTTTGCCCAGGCCCTGGAGACGGCCCAACCCGTCTTTGTCGCCGGCTGGGACGCAGACGCCCAGGGGGTGCCCCGTACCGAGGAGTACGGCGCGGCCGCGTTCTCTCCCTGTTTCGTGGCTGGGCACGCACAGGGGCTGCTGGCCATGGGCACGAAGAAGGCTGGTCACCTCAATGAAAGGGAGCAGGCGGTGTTCCGGGCGGTGGGCCGCAGTCTCACGCTCGCGCTGGAACGTGCGGAGGTCGCGCAGCGCATCATCGACCAGCGGACCGAGCTGGCGGCCCGCACCCGGGCACTCGAAGGCTTCGCAGCCCTGACGCATGACCTGACCTTGCATCCAGAGCGGGAGGTCCTGCTGCGCCGGTCCATGGAACTGGTTCTTTCGTTGGTCCCCACAGGGTACGCCGTGTACTACCAGCGGCAGGGGAGTTGCTGGTGTGCCACAGCGCAGGTCGGGGATGTCGGCTCGGCAGACCTTCAGGCCGCCATTGAGAACGGCTTCCCCTTTGGACAGACACCCAGCCTGGATAATCCCTGGAAGACGAAGGAAGCACTCTTCCAGGATGAGTATGACCACACTACCGATGTGGAGGCCTCACTGGTGCAGCACCTCCGGACAATCGCGACCCTGCCAGTCATGGTGGAGGGCAGGGTGCACGGCATTTTTAATGTGAACCTCTTTGAATCCCGGACCTGGAGTGCGGCAGACCGCGCGGTGCTCACCAGCATCGCCCACAGTCTGGGGCTCGCGATGGACAGTGCCCAGGGCGTCATTCACCTGGCCGAAGAGCGCCGCAAGTTGGAGTCCGCGAATGAGGAACTCGAGGCGTTCGCGTACTCGGTTTCGCACGACCTGCGCACCCCCGTGCGGCACATCGTCGGCTTCGCCGCACTCCTCCGTAAGCATCTCAGCGCCGGGGTGGATGACAAAGCCGCCCGTTACCTCACGGTGATCGACGAAGCTGCCGGGCGGATGAACAGCCTGATCGACGCCATGCTGGACCTGTCACGAACCTCCCGTCTCCCACTGAGAGTAACTCCGGTAGACCTCGGCATCCTCCTGGACCGGGTGAAACTGGATCTGCGACCCGACCTGTCGGGTCGGGAGGTGCGCTGGGAGGTCAGGCCCCTTCCTGTCGTGATGGGGGATCCGGACATGTTGCTTCAGGTCCTGGAGAACATGCTGTCGAACGCCCTGAAGTACACCCGGAACCGGGAAGTGGCCACCATCGAGGTCTGGGCGGAAGAACGGGACCGGGAATGGGTGGTCTTCGTTCGGGACAATGGCGCGGGGTTCGACCCACGGTACGGTGAAAAGCTTTTCGGCGTCTTTCAACGATTACACCGGCAGGACGAGTTCGAAGGCGTCGGGGTAGGGCTGGCCAACGTCCGGCGCATCATTCACCGGCATGGGGGAAAGGTCACGGCAGACGGTTCACCCGGGCAGGGGGCGACGTTCAGCTTCACCATGCCCATGCCGTGACTCCCCAACTTACAGAGTCCGGTAGTAACGCTAATCCTGACCGCATACCTGTTGAAATCCCGG of the Deinococcus malanensis genome contains:
- a CDS encoding response regulator, yielding MLLVEDDPNDVLMASLAFEVTGFDSEVAIVNNGRDALDFLHRSGRHAHWPEGVPQLILTDLNMPQMDGLELLKTIKEDDRLAEIPVVVLTTSTAERDREACALLGANDYLVKPHNFEDFVLLIDTLTTRWLQTDSLAM
- a CDS encoding ATP-binding protein codes for the protein MLDPSAGDALLPPDVFPHLVWTVDMRGDVLWGNHAWHTYIRRRTHQGRLSFIDLLEPEDQHDLTVRLAGHAPFTLELRLRSGDNLVHWFRVHGQPQRSSPDGRSTWVLTGVDIDDLQAERQRSAQLQAIVDASASCVKILDLDSHLLWMNQGGMATMEIDDFDVCRNLLWLDFWEGDTRAVVEDAINRARGGEHVTFEAARTTFKGTPKWWEISITPLYNAEGRIDRLSAVSRDITASKAAQEAVAALDAFVAFSEIAGVSTDVLLLALHAVAVLRSTLGDVTVAYYTLHGDLWKAQVWSDDLAPEITAVLAAGIPVTAPSFAQALETAQPVFVAGWDADAQGVPRTEEYGAAAFSPCFVAGHAQGLLAMGTKKAGHLNEREQAVFRAVGRSLTLALERAEVAQRIIDQRTELAARTRALEGFAALTHDLTLHPEREVLLRRSMELVLSLVPTGYAVYYQRQGSCWCATAQVGDVGSADLQAAIENGFPFGQTPSLDNPWKTKEALFQDEYDHTTDVEASLVQHLRTIATLPVMVEGRVHGIFNVNLFESRTWSAADRAVLTSIAHSLGLAMDSAQGVIHLAEERRKLESANEELEAFAYSVSHDLRTPVRHIVGFAALLRKHLSAGVDDKAARYLTVIDEAAGRMNSLIDAMLDLSRTSRLPLRVTPVDLGILLDRVKLDLRPDLSGREVRWEVRPLPVVMGDPDMLLQVLENMLSNALKYTRNREVATIEVWAEERDREWVVFVRDNGAGFDPRYGEKLFGVFQRLHRQDEFEGVGVGLANVRRIIHRHGGKVTADGSPGQGATFSFTMPMP